A single genomic interval of Nitrosomonadales bacterium harbors:
- the purB gene encoding adenylosuccinate lyase: MSKLSKLTALSPLDGRYHGKVDHLREYFSEFGLIRFRVQIEIEWLKALGAQVDIPEIAPFSADTVAQLDAINAAFCEEDAVAIKAIEKITNHDVKAVEYWLREKLATNPETAKALEFIHFACTSEDINNLSHALMLKGARETVMLPALQDLITRLKDIALQLADLPMLCRTHGQTATPSTLGKEMANVVYRLQRAEQRLAAVDILGKINGAVGNYNAHQAAYPNVDWEGFAQRFVTARGLTFNPYTIQIEPHDYMAELFDAYARINTILLDLNRDIWGYISLGYFKQKVVKGEVGSSTMPHKVNPIDFENSEGNLGLANALLRHLSEKLPVSRWQRDLTDSTVLRNMGVALGYTLLAYESCLKGLGKLEANPQRVADDLNASWEVLAEPIQTVMRRYNIENAYDKLKELTRGQSGINRASLQAFIETLEIPEAEKQRLLKLTPDTYIGKAAELAKRI, translated from the coding sequence ATGAGCAAACTCAGCAAACTCACCGCCCTTTCCCCGCTGGACGGGCGTTACCACGGCAAGGTGGATCACTTGCGCGAATACTTCAGTGAATTCGGCCTGATCCGTTTCCGCGTACAGATCGAGATCGAGTGGCTCAAGGCGCTCGGCGCACAGGTCGACATTCCCGAGATCGCGCCGTTCTCCGCCGATACCGTCGCGCAACTGGATGCGATCAATGCCGCATTCTGCGAAGAGGACGCGGTCGCCATCAAGGCTATCGAGAAGATCACCAACCACGACGTCAAGGCAGTGGAATACTGGCTGCGCGAAAAGCTGGCCACGAACCCGGAAACCGCGAAGGCGCTGGAGTTCATCCATTTCGCCTGCACCTCGGAAGACATCAACAACCTCAGCCACGCGTTGATGCTCAAGGGTGCGCGCGAAACGGTGATGCTGCCCGCGCTGCAGGATTTGATCACGCGCCTGAAAGACATCGCGCTGCAGCTGGCCGACCTGCCGATGCTGTGCCGCACCCACGGCCAGACCGCCACACCGAGCACATTGGGCAAGGAGATGGCGAATGTGGTGTACCGCCTGCAACGCGCCGAACAACGCCTCGCCGCCGTCGATATCCTCGGCAAGATCAACGGCGCGGTGGGCAACTACAACGCCCACCAGGCCGCCTACCCGAACGTGGACTGGGAAGGTTTTGCGCAGCGCTTCGTCACGGCGCGCGGTCTCACCTTCAACCCGTACACCATCCAGATCGAGCCGCACGATTACATGGCGGAACTGTTCGATGCCTATGCGCGCATCAACACCATCCTGCTCGACCTGAACCGCGACATCTGGGGTTATATCTCACTCGGCTACTTCAAGCAGAAAGTGGTCAAGGGCGAGGTCGGCTCCTCGACCATGCCGCACAAGGTCAACCCGATAGACTTCGAGAACTCCGAAGGCAACCTCGGACTGGCCAATGCGCTGCTACGCCACCTTTCCGAAAAACTGCCGGTGTCGCGCTGGCAGCGCGACCTCACCGATTCCACGGTATTGCGCAACATGGGCGTGGCGCTCGGCTATACGCTGCTGGCTTACGAATCCTGCCTGAAAGGGCTGGGCAAACTGGAAGCCAACCCGCAACGGGTGGCGGACGACCTGAACGCAAGCTGGGAAGTGCTGGCCGAACCGATCCAGACCGTGATGCGCCGTTACAACATCGAGAACGCCTACGATAAACTCAAGGAACTGACGCGCGGCCAGAGCGGCATCAACCGCGCTTCTTTGCAGGCCTTCATCGAAACGCTGGAGATTCCCGAAGCGGAAAAACAGCGCCTGCTGAAACTGACGCCCGACACCTACATCGGCAAGGCGGCGGAGCTGGCCAAACGGATCTAG
- the mnmA gene encoding tRNA 2-thiouridine(34) synthase MnmA yields the protein MSRRIVVGMSGGVDSSVAALMLKQQGYDVVGLFMKNWEDDDDSEYCSSRQDLIDAVSVADTIGIPIEAVNFAKEYKDRVFSYFLREYEAGRTPNPDILCNSEIKFKAFLDHAIQLGADCIATGHYARVREAGGLFQLLKAADGSKDQSYFLHRLNQAQLSKAMFPLGGIVKSEVRAIAARHGLANHAKKDSTGICFIGERPFREFLNRYLPTRPGDMVTPEGKVVGRHVGLSFYTIGQRQGLGIGGDKDASGEPWFVADKDMGGNRLMVVQGHDHPALLAPCLAALDEHWISGTAPQPDYPYGAKTRYRQADAACRFTPLSDGRCEITFTEPQWAVTPGQSVVLYDGEICLGGAIIEQALS from the coding sequence ATGAGTAGAAGGATCGTCGTCGGCATGTCCGGCGGCGTGGATTCCTCCGTCGCCGCGCTGATGCTGAAACAGCAGGGCTACGATGTCGTCGGCCTGTTCATGAAGAACTGGGAGGACGATGACGACAGCGAATACTGCTCTTCACGGCAGGACCTGATCGACGCGGTCTCGGTCGCCGACACCATCGGCATCCCGATCGAGGCAGTGAATTTCGCGAAGGAATACAAGGATCGCGTGTTCAGCTACTTCCTGCGCGAATACGAGGCCGGACGCACGCCCAACCCGGACATCCTGTGCAACTCCGAGATCAAGTTCAAGGCCTTCCTCGATCACGCCATCCAGCTCGGCGCCGACTGCATCGCCACCGGACATTACGCGCGGGTGCGCGAAGCGGGCGGCCTGTTCCAGTTGCTCAAGGCTGCCGACGGCAGCAAGGACCAGAGCTATTTCCTGCACCGCCTGAACCAGGCGCAATTGTCCAAAGCCATGTTCCCGCTCGGCGGGATCGTCAAATCCGAAGTCCGCGCCATCGCCGCGCGGCATGGCTTGGCTAACCATGCCAAGAAGGACAGCACCGGCATCTGTTTCATCGGCGAACGCCCGTTCCGCGAATTCCTCAACCGCTACCTGCCCACCCGTCCCGGCGACATGGTCACGCCCGAAGGCAAGGTGGTCGGCCGGCACGTTGGCCTGTCCTTTTACACCATCGGGCAACGCCAGGGGCTGGGTATAGGCGGCGACAAGGACGCCTCCGGCGAACCGTGGTTCGTGGCAGACAAGGATATGGGCGGCAACCGCCTGATGGTGGTACAGGGACATGACCACCCCGCGCTGCTCGCGCCGTGTCTGGCCGCGCTGGACGAACACTGGATCAGCGGCACCGCACCGCAACCGGACTACCCGTATGGCGCCAAGACGCGCTATCGGCAGGCCGACGCCGCATGCCGCTTCACACCGCTTTCCGACGGTCGCTGCGAAATCACTTTTACCGAACCGCAATGGGCGGTCACGCCGGGACAGTCGGTGGTCCTGTATGACGGAGAGATATGCCTGGGCGGCGCAATCATCGAACAAGCCCTGTCCTGA